The following coding sequences are from one Macaca nemestrina isolate mMacNem1 chromosome 1, mMacNem.hap1, whole genome shotgun sequence window:
- the C1H1orf167 gene encoding uncharacterized protein C1orf167 homolog isoform X3, translated as MRAAHLTRCLLDIWVGVEEVAGPAWAHLIKQTRPLTVGWTKDTPVPEPMELRSDASHKENVSPKPAVLLKPEQRRFRRSLGISLSSRHDQWVPGCQVERGGRAATPSPGAVLDQEPCRVQTNLASPGPRLGLALKDTTGRLVNSSVWQQSNLQPPARRCQGKAREFAIQQSNLSSRETSSPHLCPEPGGSFGPHKLPWGRLLSQEPLARPSPCLRQSRLPAPGTPSGDFRPTEAFAPLDGRTRPGLRFCGGLGSWRSRLVGEPLTLEDLAIPSQNQTRAPSHVAIQQLLASVRCLAQEAARLRCQAPQEPPRAVQQDLWTSSGQPLSAHQPLLASWDERRRCLRGQRKTAAFLKTPASLSDSWAQSKLMSPETTLGTLTGDSLNPGQGLPPAHPLGSGDSCSPTSPDGRAQKGDPSLPQGVGSRGAGPCSSAFSNTAWGVPPKQKGEEGAPRERVYREEERTAFHLPDTISASSASKNKAQNVVAPESEATCWQLLSRCFRSWRHLVKRQSDPVVAAVALGRWQLLRKGLQALWLREAQLEAACGRYTKILLAWSFREWRNLALQQKQVQPHVQAGPGSPPSRRAQGQGPSLGRSTVADLSQRSRLEHISPGSLSEEERAQWLLSHPGQRTDSRDERVQILEALQLAVFFLWCQQKERARQERESLRKATRATQTTGSFPHAWHFTAAGAAWVAPLSPQHQRAWLCRCFGAWQQFVQRGSQYRDHLADRRTGTLRKCLEQWVQMKQLRDSDGAKVTQLSLCRQKAGREALHTAGPAACGLGTVGQAQGLQEQGRGSLQDACRTLALCRALLLWKTRLFQCQWANSFLQGLQQRMLQCSLRWWHMRALGPDATSSYTKTPSAPEPMGSSTSQGSLEKVRGSQGPHPPGDSPGEPSVGSWAAAAGAVLSALAGTGLAVPGHSQVVPAYPPEAHLPQLEPLGNSPRGLERAGFPLGLGSELQGCAGPVASAAAAVAAGGEVGPGAGLATGTRCPMPLALLLAGYFQAWCEVVRDTGVLRAQRQAFQDDLRRRALGAVFATWREAQAAAAGAQEQHVAQASLAHWRSCGQQGQEDGQPKKARAPQAFPAWPVAPDVHREAQQQEGESAGAQAARCWALWAPSCRGQVSQVHASWKLRAWVLEASTQSGACGGVQRAIVTQLRQAGLRRFLQMARLRVRLGLRAKAPGAGKVRPKPQGDLTLWPRMASRGSLLLDTPAPWKQTVSHSVAQAGMQWCNHSSLQPQPPGLKRSFHLSHTRSCWTQATGLVPPAPSLQCSLGGQRKPRGMAWAQRCGEHSLCPAFQLWPQWPGQSSWVPGLPLWMRDQGPRGHSSPEPRALKAQSEAHKRRLGRKYLQRRWLKALLRGLRGSQQARCLAAAWQHWVDAQGAEQLARTLLREWHLRSAWRTWWQRILRLRVAQQLKQQEDGWVLSQAFKKWHQRLAARSPRRGAASSPRPWSKPGPKGPESGQKPPEPRGVGGLGQSMGPSCSCDVFPENKKQN; from the exons ATGAGGGCCGCTCACCTCACGAGATGCCTGTTAGACATCTGGGTAGGCGTGGAGGAGGTCGCTGGACCTGCATG GGCCCATCTTATTAAACAGACCAGGCCACTCACTGTGGGGTGGACCAAGGACACCCCTGTCCCTGAGCCCATGGAGCTAAGGTCTGATGCCAGCCACAAGGAGAATGTGTCCCCAAAGCCTGCAGTGCTCCTGAAGCCAG AGCAACGAAGATTCCGGAGGAGCCTGGGCATCAGCCTGAGCAGTAGACATGACCAGTGGGTGCCCGGGTGCCAGGTGGAGAGGGGAGGGCGTGCTGCCACACCCTCCCCAGGGGCGGTGCTAGACCAGGAGCCCTGCCGagtccagaccaacctggccagcccTGGTCCCCGCCTGGGCCTAGCCCTGAAGGACACGACTGGCCGACTGGTAAATTCAAgcgtctggcaacagagcaaccTGCAGCCTCCAGCCCGGAGGTGCCAAGGGAAGGCTCGAGAGTTTGCCATTCAGCAGAGCAACCTGAGCAGCAGGGAGACCAGCAGCCCCCACCTCTGCCCAGAGCCTGGGGGGAGCTTTGGGCCCCACAAGCTGCCCTGGGGTCGTCTCCTATCCCAGGAGCCACTGGCTCGCCCATCTCCCTGTCTGAGGCAGTCCAGGCTGCCGGCCCCAGGCACCCCTAGCGGGGACTTCAGGCCCACTGAAGCCTTTGCCCCTCTTGATGGGCGCACACGGCCAGGCCTCAGATTCTGCGGTGGCCTGGGGAGCTGGAGGTCCAGGCTGGTGGGGGAGCCTCTCACCCTGGAGGACCTGGCTATCCCCAGTCAGAACCAGACTCGGGCCCCATCCCATGTTGCCATCCAGCAGCTGCTGGCTTCTGTACGTTGCCTGGCGCAGGAGGCAGCCAGACTCAGGTGCCAGGCACCCCAGGAACCTCCCCGTGCTGTGCAGCAGGACCTCTGGACCAGCAGTGGCCAGCCACTCTCCGCCCACCAGCCTCTCCTTGCTTCCTGGGATGAGAGGCGGAGATGCCTTCGAGGCCAAAGGAAAACTGCAGCTTTCTTGAAGACCCCGGCTAGTCTCTCAGACTCTTGGGCACAAAGCAAGCTAATGTCACCTGAGACCACTCTGGGGACACTGACTGGGGACTCCCTTAATCCTGGGCAGGGGCTCCCTCCCGCCCACCCCCTAGGGTCAGGGGACAGCTGCTCCCCCACGTCTCCAGATGGCAGGGCACAGAAGGGTGACCCCAGTCTCCCTCAAGGGGTGGGAAGCAGGGGGGCCGGCCCCTGTTCCTCAGCCTTCTCCAACACAGCCTGGGGAGTCCCACCCAagcagaaaggagaggagggggcccCGAGGGAGCGGGTCtacagggaggaggagaggacgGCTTTCCATCTGCCAGACACAATCTCAGCGAGCAGTGCCTCGAAG AACAAGGCACAAAACGTTGTAGCCCCAGAGTCTGAGGCAACCTG CTGGCAGCTGTTGTCCAGATGTTTTCGATCCTGGAGGCACTTGGTGAAGAGGCAGTCGGATCCAGTGGTGGCGGCAGTGGCACTGGGCCGCTGGCAGCTGTTGCGAAAGGGCCTTCAGGCCCTGTGGCTCCGGGAGGCTCAGCTGGAGGCAGCATGCGGGCGGTACACAAAGATTCTGCTGGCCTGGAGCTTCCGAGAG tggagaaacctggcttTACAGCAGAAACAAGTACAGCCCCATGTGCAGGCTGGGCCAGGGTCCCCGCCCTCCAGGAGAGCCCAGGGCCAAGGCCCCTCCTTGGGAAGAAGCACAGTGGCGGACCTCTCCCAGAGAAGCAGGCTGGAACACATCAG TCCAGGAAGTCTGAGCGAGGAGGAGAGAGCTCAGTGGCTTCTGTCACATCCTGGGCAGAGAACAGACAGCAGAGATGAGAGAGTCCAGATACTGGAGGCTCTGCAACTGGCGG TCTTCTTCCTGTGGTGCCAACAGAAGGAACGGGCCAGACAGGAGAGGGAGAGTCTGCGGAAGGCCACCAGGGCCACACAGACGACAGGGAGCTTCCCCCATGCCTGGCACTTTACTGCTGCAGGTGCAGCCTGGGTGGCGCCACTGAGCCCCCAGCACCAGAGAGCTTGGCTGTGCAG GTGCTTTGGGGCCTGGCAGCAGTTCGTGCAAAGAGGGTCCCAGTACCGAGACCACCTGGCTGACCGCCGGACGGGGACCCTGAGGAAATGCCTGGAACAGTGGGTGCAGATGAAACAGCTCCGGGACTCAGATGGGGCAAAGGTGACCCAGCTGTCCCTCTGCCGGCAGAAAGCAG GACGTGAGGCTCTCCACACTGCAGGCCCTGCAGCCTGTGGCCTGGGTACAGTGGGCCAGGCCCAAGGGCTGCAGGAGCAAGGCCGGGGCTCTCTGCAGGATGCTTGCCGGACACTGGCCCTCTGCCGGGCGCTGCTGCTGTGGAAGACGCGGCTTTTCCAGTGCCAGTGGGCCAA CTCCTTCCTCCAGGGCCTGCAGCAGCGGATGCTGCAGTGCAGCCTGAGATGGTGGCACATGAGGGCATTGGGCCCAGATGCCACATCAAGCTACACCAAGACACCCTCGGCTCCGGAGCCAATGGGCAGCAGCACATCCCAAGGCTCTCTGGAGAAGGTGAGAG GTTCCCAGGGCCCCCACCCTCCCGGAGACTCTCCAGGGGAGCCTTCTGTGGGCAGCTGGGCAGCGGCAGCAGGGGCAGTGCTTTCGGCTCTGGCGGGCACGGGCCTGGCAGTTCCAGGGCACAGCCAGGTGGTACCAGCATACCCTCCAGAGGCG CATCTTCCTCAGCTGGAGCCGCTGGGCAACAGCCCAAGGGGCCTGGAGAGAGCTGGCTTCCCACTGGGCCTGGGATCGGAGCTGCAGGGCTGTGCTGGGCCTGTGGCGTCGGCGGCTGCTGCAGTTGCGGCTGGTGGAGAGGTGGGCCCAGGAGCGGGGCTGGCGACTGGCACGAGATGCCCTATGCCACTGGCACTCCTCTTGGCAGG CTACTTCCAGGCCTGGTGTGAGGTTGTAAGAGACACAGGGGTGCTCCGGGCCCAGCGTCAAGCCTTTCAGGATGACCTGAGGAGAAGGGCACTGGGGGCCGTGTTTGCCACATGGCGGGAAGCCCAGGCAGCTGCAGCCGGGGCACAGGAACAGCATGTGGCCCAGGCCTCCCTTGCCCACTGGAGAAGCTGCGGGCAGCAAGGCCAGGAAGATGGGCAGCCAAAGAAGGCCCGGGCCCCGCAGGCCTTCCCAGCATGGCCAGTGGCCCCGGACGTGCACCGTGAGGCCcagcagcaggaaggagagagtGCTGGGGCCCAGGCAGCCCggtgctgggcactgtgggcGCCCAGCTGTCGGGGCCAGGTCAGCCAAGTCCATGCTTCCTGGAAGCTGCGAGCCTG GGTCCTAGAGGCCTCGACGCAGTCGGGGGCTTGCGGCGGTGTCCAACGAGCCATCGTCACCCAGCTCCGGCAGGCTGGGCTCAGACGCTTCCTGCAGATGGCGCGGCTCAGGGTGCGGCTTGGACTGCGGGCCAAGGCCCCAGGGGCCGGCAAGGTCCGCCCCAAGCCCCAGGGTGACCTCACGCTCTGGCCCCGGATGGCCAGCAGGGGGAGCCTGCTGCTGGACACCCCAGCCCCTTGGAAGCAG acagtgtctcactctgttgcccaggccggaatgcaatggtgcaatcacagctctctgcagcctcaacctccagggctcaaacgatccttccacctcagccac ACCCGCAGCTGCTGGACACAGGCCACAGGGCTGGTGCCGCCCGCGCCAtcactgcagtgcagcctgggtgGACAGAGGAAGCCAAGGGGAATGGCCTGGGCTCAGA GGTGCGGAGAACATTCTCTCTGCCCTGCCTTCCAGCTCTGGCCGCAGTGGCCTGGACAGAGTAGCTGGGTCCCAGGCCTGCCCCTGTGGATGAGGGACCAGGGACCAAGAGGACACTCCAGCCCTGAGCCCAGGGCCCTCAAAGCCCAAAGCGAGGCTCATaaaaggaggctggg GAGGAAGTACCTGCAGCGCCGGTGGCTTAAGGCACTGCTTCGTGGGCTGCGGGGTTCCCAGCAGGCCAGGTGCCTGGCAGCAGCATGGCAGCACTGGGTGGATGCCCAAGGGGCAGAACAGCTGGCACGGACCCTG CTCAGAGAGTGGCACCTGAGATCGGCCTGGCGGACGTGGTGGCAGCGGATCCTGCGACTGCGAGTGGCTCAGCAGTTAAAGCAGCAGGAAGATGGCTGGGTCCTTTCCCAG GCCTTTAAGAAGTGGCACCAACGCCTGGCAGCCAGAAGCCCAAGGAGAGGAGCTGCCAGTAGCCCAAGACCCTGGAGCAAGCCAGGCCCTAAGGGCCCTGAGAGTGGACAGAAGCCGCCGGAGCCCCGCGGGGTTGGGGGCTTGGGGCAGAGCATGGGGCCCAGCTGCAGCTGTGACGTGTTCCCAGAGAATAAAAAACAGAACTGA
- the C1H1orf167 gene encoding uncharacterized protein C1orf167 homolog isoform X5 yields the protein MRAAHLTRCLLDIWVGVEEVAGPAWAHLIKQTRPLTVGWTKDTPVPEPMELRSDASHKENVSPKPAVLLKPEQRRFRRSLGISLSSRHDQWVPGCQVERGGRAATPSPGAVLDQEPCRVQTNLASPGPRLGLALKDTTGRLVNSSVWQQSNLQPPARRCQGKAREFAIQQSNLSSRETSSPHLCPEPGGSFGPHKLPWGRLLSQEPLARPSPCLRQSRLPAPGTPSGDFRPTEAFAPLDGRTRPGLRFCGGLGSWRSRLVGEPLTLEDLAIPSQNQTRAPSHVAIQQLLASVRCLAQEAARLRCQAPQEPPRAVQQDLWTSSGQPLSAHQPLLASWDERRRCLRGQRKTAAFLKTPASLSDSWAQSKLMSPETTLGTLTGDSLNPGQGLPPAHPLGSGDSCSPTSPDGRAQKGDPSLPQGVGSRGAGPCSSAFSNTAWGVPPKQKGEEGAPRERVYREEERTAFHLPDTISASSASKNKAQNVVAPESEATCWQLLSRCFRSWRHLVKRQSDPVVAAVALGRWQLLRKGLQALWLREAQLEAACGRYTKILLAWSFREWRNLALQQKQVQPHVQAGPGSPPSRRAQGQGPSLGRSTVADLSQRSRLEHISPGSLSEEERAQWLLSHPGQRTDSRDERVQILEALQLAVFFLWCQQKERARQERESLRKATRATQTTGSFPHAWHFTAAGAAWVAPLSPQHQRAWLCRCFGAWQQFVQRGSQYRDHLADRRTGTLRKCLEQWVQMKQLRDSDGAKVTQLSLCRQKAGREALHTAGPAACGLGTVGQAQGLQEQGRGSLQDACRTLALCRALLLWKTRLFQCQWANSFLQGLQQRMLQCSLRWWHMRALGPDATSSYTKTPSAPEPMGSSTSQGSLEKVRASSSAGAAGQQPKGPGESWLPTGPGIGAAGLCWACGVGGCCSCGWWRGGPRSGAGDWHEMPYATGTPLGRQFLHEKCQTWVQGHLQGLQRAVFRSWQQAAARQRRTVTWPEQLLLQSYFQAWCEVVRDTGVLRAQRQAFQDDLRRRALGAVFATWREAQAAAAGAQEQHVAQASLAHWRSCGQQGQEDGQPKKARAPQAFPAWPVAPDVHREAQQQEGESAGAQAARCWALWAPSCRGQVSQVHASWKLRAWVLEASTQSGACGGVQRAIVTQLRQAGLRRFLQMARLRVRLGLRAKAPGAGKVRPKPQGDLTLWPRMASRGSLLLDTPAPWKQTVSHSVAQAGMQWCNHSSLQPQPPGLKRSFHLSHTRSCWTQATGLVPPAPSLQCSLGGQRKPRGMAWAQRCGEHSLCPAFQLWPQWPGQSSWVPGLPLWMRDQGPRGHSSPEPRALKAQSEAHKRRLGRKYLQRRWLKALLRGLRGSQQARCLAAAWQHWVDAQGAEQLARTLLREWHLRSAWRTWWQRILRLRVAQQLKQQEDGWVLSQAFKKWHQRLAARSPRRGAASSPRPWSKPGPKGPESGQKPPEPRGVGGLGQSMGPSCSCDVFPENKKQN from the exons ATGAGGGCCGCTCACCTCACGAGATGCCTGTTAGACATCTGGGTAGGCGTGGAGGAGGTCGCTGGACCTGCATG GGCCCATCTTATTAAACAGACCAGGCCACTCACTGTGGGGTGGACCAAGGACACCCCTGTCCCTGAGCCCATGGAGCTAAGGTCTGATGCCAGCCACAAGGAGAATGTGTCCCCAAAGCCTGCAGTGCTCCTGAAGCCAG AGCAACGAAGATTCCGGAGGAGCCTGGGCATCAGCCTGAGCAGTAGACATGACCAGTGGGTGCCCGGGTGCCAGGTGGAGAGGGGAGGGCGTGCTGCCACACCCTCCCCAGGGGCGGTGCTAGACCAGGAGCCCTGCCGagtccagaccaacctggccagcccTGGTCCCCGCCTGGGCCTAGCCCTGAAGGACACGACTGGCCGACTGGTAAATTCAAgcgtctggcaacagagcaaccTGCAGCCTCCAGCCCGGAGGTGCCAAGGGAAGGCTCGAGAGTTTGCCATTCAGCAGAGCAACCTGAGCAGCAGGGAGACCAGCAGCCCCCACCTCTGCCCAGAGCCTGGGGGGAGCTTTGGGCCCCACAAGCTGCCCTGGGGTCGTCTCCTATCCCAGGAGCCACTGGCTCGCCCATCTCCCTGTCTGAGGCAGTCCAGGCTGCCGGCCCCAGGCACCCCTAGCGGGGACTTCAGGCCCACTGAAGCCTTTGCCCCTCTTGATGGGCGCACACGGCCAGGCCTCAGATTCTGCGGTGGCCTGGGGAGCTGGAGGTCCAGGCTGGTGGGGGAGCCTCTCACCCTGGAGGACCTGGCTATCCCCAGTCAGAACCAGACTCGGGCCCCATCCCATGTTGCCATCCAGCAGCTGCTGGCTTCTGTACGTTGCCTGGCGCAGGAGGCAGCCAGACTCAGGTGCCAGGCACCCCAGGAACCTCCCCGTGCTGTGCAGCAGGACCTCTGGACCAGCAGTGGCCAGCCACTCTCCGCCCACCAGCCTCTCCTTGCTTCCTGGGATGAGAGGCGGAGATGCCTTCGAGGCCAAAGGAAAACTGCAGCTTTCTTGAAGACCCCGGCTAGTCTCTCAGACTCTTGGGCACAAAGCAAGCTAATGTCACCTGAGACCACTCTGGGGACACTGACTGGGGACTCCCTTAATCCTGGGCAGGGGCTCCCTCCCGCCCACCCCCTAGGGTCAGGGGACAGCTGCTCCCCCACGTCTCCAGATGGCAGGGCACAGAAGGGTGACCCCAGTCTCCCTCAAGGGGTGGGAAGCAGGGGGGCCGGCCCCTGTTCCTCAGCCTTCTCCAACACAGCCTGGGGAGTCCCACCCAagcagaaaggagaggagggggcccCGAGGGAGCGGGTCtacagggaggaggagaggacgGCTTTCCATCTGCCAGACACAATCTCAGCGAGCAGTGCCTCGAAG AACAAGGCACAAAACGTTGTAGCCCCAGAGTCTGAGGCAACCTG CTGGCAGCTGTTGTCCAGATGTTTTCGATCCTGGAGGCACTTGGTGAAGAGGCAGTCGGATCCAGTGGTGGCGGCAGTGGCACTGGGCCGCTGGCAGCTGTTGCGAAAGGGCCTTCAGGCCCTGTGGCTCCGGGAGGCTCAGCTGGAGGCAGCATGCGGGCGGTACACAAAGATTCTGCTGGCCTGGAGCTTCCGAGAG tggagaaacctggcttTACAGCAGAAACAAGTACAGCCCCATGTGCAGGCTGGGCCAGGGTCCCCGCCCTCCAGGAGAGCCCAGGGCCAAGGCCCCTCCTTGGGAAGAAGCACAGTGGCGGACCTCTCCCAGAGAAGCAGGCTGGAACACATCAG TCCAGGAAGTCTGAGCGAGGAGGAGAGAGCTCAGTGGCTTCTGTCACATCCTGGGCAGAGAACAGACAGCAGAGATGAGAGAGTCCAGATACTGGAGGCTCTGCAACTGGCGG TCTTCTTCCTGTGGTGCCAACAGAAGGAACGGGCCAGACAGGAGAGGGAGAGTCTGCGGAAGGCCACCAGGGCCACACAGACGACAGGGAGCTTCCCCCATGCCTGGCACTTTACTGCTGCAGGTGCAGCCTGGGTGGCGCCACTGAGCCCCCAGCACCAGAGAGCTTGGCTGTGCAG GTGCTTTGGGGCCTGGCAGCAGTTCGTGCAAAGAGGGTCCCAGTACCGAGACCACCTGGCTGACCGCCGGACGGGGACCCTGAGGAAATGCCTGGAACAGTGGGTGCAGATGAAACAGCTCCGGGACTCAGATGGGGCAAAGGTGACCCAGCTGTCCCTCTGCCGGCAGAAAGCAG GACGTGAGGCTCTCCACACTGCAGGCCCTGCAGCCTGTGGCCTGGGTACAGTGGGCCAGGCCCAAGGGCTGCAGGAGCAAGGCCGGGGCTCTCTGCAGGATGCTTGCCGGACACTGGCCCTCTGCCGGGCGCTGCTGCTGTGGAAGACGCGGCTTTTCCAGTGCCAGTGGGCCAA CTCCTTCCTCCAGGGCCTGCAGCAGCGGATGCTGCAGTGCAGCCTGAGATGGTGGCACATGAGGGCATTGGGCCCAGATGCCACATCAAGCTACACCAAGACACCCTCGGCTCCGGAGCCAATGGGCAGCAGCACATCCCAAGGCTCTCTGGAGAAGGTGAGAG CATCTTCCTCAGCTGGAGCCGCTGGGCAACAGCCCAAGGGGCCTGGAGAGAGCTGGCTTCCCACTGGGCCTGGGATCGGAGCTGCAGGGCTGTGCTGGGCCTGTGGCGTCGGCGGCTGCTGCAGTTGCGGCTGGTGGAGAGGTGGGCCCAGGAGCGGGGCTGGCGACTGGCACGAGATGCCCTATGCCACTGGCACTCCTCTTGGCAGG CAGTTCCTGCATGAAAAGTGCCAGACGTGGGTGCAGGGCCACCTCCAGGGTCTGCAGAGGGCTGTGTTTCGGAGCTGGCAGCAGGCAGCAGCTCGTCAGAGACGCACAGTGACCTGGCCAGAGCAACTGCTACTGCAGAG CTACTTCCAGGCCTGGTGTGAGGTTGTAAGAGACACAGGGGTGCTCCGGGCCCAGCGTCAAGCCTTTCAGGATGACCTGAGGAGAAGGGCACTGGGGGCCGTGTTTGCCACATGGCGGGAAGCCCAGGCAGCTGCAGCCGGGGCACAGGAACAGCATGTGGCCCAGGCCTCCCTTGCCCACTGGAGAAGCTGCGGGCAGCAAGGCCAGGAAGATGGGCAGCCAAAGAAGGCCCGGGCCCCGCAGGCCTTCCCAGCATGGCCAGTGGCCCCGGACGTGCACCGTGAGGCCcagcagcaggaaggagagagtGCTGGGGCCCAGGCAGCCCggtgctgggcactgtgggcGCCCAGCTGTCGGGGCCAGGTCAGCCAAGTCCATGCTTCCTGGAAGCTGCGAGCCTG GGTCCTAGAGGCCTCGACGCAGTCGGGGGCTTGCGGCGGTGTCCAACGAGCCATCGTCACCCAGCTCCGGCAGGCTGGGCTCAGACGCTTCCTGCAGATGGCGCGGCTCAGGGTGCGGCTTGGACTGCGGGCCAAGGCCCCAGGGGCCGGCAAGGTCCGCCCCAAGCCCCAGGGTGACCTCACGCTCTGGCCCCGGATGGCCAGCAGGGGGAGCCTGCTGCTGGACACCCCAGCCCCTTGGAAGCAG acagtgtctcactctgttgcccaggccggaatgcaatggtgcaatcacagctctctgcagcctcaacctccagggctcaaacgatccttccacctcagccac ACCCGCAGCTGCTGGACACAGGCCACAGGGCTGGTGCCGCCCGCGCCAtcactgcagtgcagcctgggtgGACAGAGGAAGCCAAGGGGAATGGCCTGGGCTCAGA GGTGCGGAGAACATTCTCTCTGCCCTGCCTTCCAGCTCTGGCCGCAGTGGCCTGGACAGAGTAGCTGGGTCCCAGGCCTGCCCCTGTGGATGAGGGACCAGGGACCAAGAGGACACTCCAGCCCTGAGCCCAGGGCCCTCAAAGCCCAAAGCGAGGCTCATaaaaggaggctggg GAGGAAGTACCTGCAGCGCCGGTGGCTTAAGGCACTGCTTCGTGGGCTGCGGGGTTCCCAGCAGGCCAGGTGCCTGGCAGCAGCATGGCAGCACTGGGTGGATGCCCAAGGGGCAGAACAGCTGGCACGGACCCTG CTCAGAGAGTGGCACCTGAGATCGGCCTGGCGGACGTGGTGGCAGCGGATCCTGCGACTGCGAGTGGCTCAGCAGTTAAAGCAGCAGGAAGATGGCTGGGTCCTTTCCCAG GCCTTTAAGAAGTGGCACCAACGCCTGGCAGCCAGAAGCCCAAGGAGAGGAGCTGCCAGTAGCCCAAGACCCTGGAGCAAGCCAGGCCCTAAGGGCCCTGAGAGTGGACAGAAGCCGCCGGAGCCCCGCGGGGTTGGGGGCTTGGGGCAGAGCATGGGGCCCAGCTGCAGCTGTGACGTGTTCCCAGAGAATAAAAAACAGAACTGA